The following proteins are co-located in the Motilibacter rhizosphaerae genome:
- a CDS encoding 2-isopropylmalate synthase has protein sequence MTTTAPWWDRQLPSGMPSHRYRAVHDRVALPSGPRSWPDARLTAAPLWVPVDLRDGNQALPEPMDPERKRRMFELLVAMGYKEVEVGYPSASQTDFDFVRLLAGSELAPPDVTVSVFTAARRDLVERTVESVRGLRGDVLIHLYVATAPLWRRLVLRRSRQEVLELVLAGARDVLELAGDLPRARFQFSPEVFNLTEPEFALEVCDRVTALWEASTDRPVVLNLPVTVEAATPNVYADQIEWMHRSLARREAVILSVHPHNDRGTGVACAELALLAGAQRVEGCVFGNGERTGNVDLATLALNLHAQGVDPRVDFSDIDAVRRTVEECTGIAVHERHPYVGSLVHSAFSGTHQDAIAKGFAALREEARAAGVDPRELAWEVPYLPVDPADLGRSYDAVVRVNSQSGKGGAAYLLRGATGIELPRAMQVDYARHVQRLADDEGGEVDGERLARLLHEVYAPEGGGVVLHGWHDEHPLDGAASVTVDLAVEGERRTRAFPGAGPVEALVLALAERGVALEVRSLAQQSLGAGSAARAVSFLEYAAAGTAGWALGLDSSTTGANLAAVVSAARRLVLGRAASPATCASGSRLR, from the coding sequence ATGACGACGACCGCCCCCTGGTGGGACCGCCAGCTCCCGTCCGGGATGCCCTCGCACCGCTACCGCGCCGTCCACGACCGGGTCGCGCTCCCGTCCGGGCCCCGCAGCTGGCCGGACGCCCGGCTGACCGCGGCTCCGCTCTGGGTGCCGGTGGACCTGCGCGACGGCAACCAGGCGCTGCCCGAGCCGATGGACCCGGAGCGCAAGCGGCGGATGTTCGAGCTGCTGGTCGCCATGGGCTACAAGGAGGTCGAGGTCGGCTACCCGAGCGCCTCGCAGACCGACTTCGACTTCGTCCGCCTGCTGGCCGGGAGCGAGCTGGCGCCGCCCGACGTCACGGTCTCCGTCTTCACCGCCGCGCGGCGCGACCTGGTCGAGCGGACGGTCGAGTCCGTGCGCGGGCTGCGGGGCGACGTCCTCATCCACCTCTACGTCGCGACCGCCCCGCTGTGGCGGCGGCTGGTGCTGCGCCGCTCGCGCCAGGAGGTCCTCGAGCTGGTGCTGGCCGGGGCGCGCGACGTCCTCGAGCTCGCCGGCGACCTGCCGCGCGCGCGGTTCCAGTTCTCCCCGGAGGTCTTCAACCTCACCGAGCCCGAGTTCGCGCTCGAGGTCTGCGACCGGGTGACCGCGCTGTGGGAGGCGAGCACCGACCGCCCGGTGGTGCTCAACCTGCCGGTGACGGTGGAGGCGGCGACGCCCAACGTCTACGCCGACCAGATCGAGTGGATGCACCGCTCACTCGCGCGGCGCGAGGCGGTCATCCTCTCCGTCCACCCGCACAACGACCGCGGGACCGGTGTCGCGTGCGCGGAGCTCGCCCTGCTCGCCGGGGCCCAGCGCGTCGAGGGCTGCGTGTTCGGCAACGGCGAGCGGACCGGCAACGTCGACCTCGCGACCCTGGCGCTGAACCTCCACGCCCAGGGCGTGGACCCGCGCGTCGACTTCTCCGACATCGACGCCGTCCGCCGGACGGTCGAGGAGTGCACGGGCATCGCGGTGCACGAGCGGCACCCGTACGTCGGCTCGCTCGTGCACTCGGCGTTCTCCGGGACCCACCAGGACGCCATCGCCAAGGGGTTCGCGGCGCTGCGCGAGGAGGCGCGCGCCGCCGGCGTCGACCCGCGCGAGCTGGCGTGGGAGGTGCCGTACCTCCCGGTCGACCCGGCCGACCTGGGCCGCTCGTACGACGCCGTCGTGCGCGTGAACAGCCAGTCGGGCAAGGGCGGCGCGGCCTACCTCCTGCGCGGGGCGACGGGCATCGAGCTGCCGCGCGCCATGCAGGTCGACTACGCCCGCCACGTCCAGCGGCTCGCGGACGACGAGGGCGGCGAGGTGGACGGCGAGCGGCTCGCCCGCCTGCTCCACGAGGTGTACGCCCCCGAGGGCGGCGGCGTCGTGCTCCACGGCTGGCACGACGAGCACCCGCTCGACGGGGCGGCGAGCGTGACGGTCGACCTCGCGGTCGAGGGGGAGCGGCGTACGCGGGCGTTCCCCGGCGCCGGGCCGGTCGAGGCGCTCGTGCTCGCCCTCGCAGAGCGGGGTGTCGCGCTGGAGGTGCGCTCGCTGGCGCAGCAGTCGCTGGGCGCCGGCAGCGCCGCCCGCGCCGTGAGCTTCCTGGAGTACGCCGCGGCCGGGACCGCGGGCTGGGCGCTCGGGCTGGACTCCTCGACGACGGGCGCGAACCTCGCCGCCGTGGTGTCGGCAGCCCGACGGCTCGTGCTCGGGCGGGCAGCTAGCCCTGCGACTTGCGCCAGCGGATCCCGGCTTCGATGA
- the prfB gene encoding peptide chain release factor 2 codes for MAGPDFSDELKSLDTTLTSVETVLDLPALRAQVKDLEDQSGAPDLWNDPDEAQKVTSKLAHLQGSLRKVEGYRSRLDDLAVLWELAEGEDDEGTREEAQAELARLQGDIEALEVQTLLNGEYDSREALVTVRAEAGGVDAADFAEMLMRMYLRWAERHDFKVDVLDTSYAEEAGIKSATFRVGAPYAYGTLSVEQGTHRLVRISPFDNQGRRQTSFAGVEVLPQVETDDHIEIPDDDIRVDVFRSSGPGGQGVNTTDSAVRLTHLPTGIVVSCQNERSQIQNRASAMAVLQAKLLERRRQEEQARMDALKGDSSGSWGNQMRSYVLHPYQMVKDLRTEYETGNTQSVLDGDIDGLIEAGIRWRKSQG; via the coding sequence GTGGCCGGTCCCGACTTCTCCGACGAGCTCAAGTCCCTCGACACGACGCTGACCAGCGTCGAGACGGTCCTCGACCTGCCGGCGCTGCGCGCGCAGGTCAAGGACCTCGAGGACCAGTCGGGCGCCCCCGACCTGTGGAACGACCCGGACGAGGCGCAGAAGGTGACCTCGAAGCTCGCCCACCTGCAGGGCAGCCTGCGCAAGGTGGAGGGCTACCGCTCCCGCCTCGACGACCTCGCCGTGCTCTGGGAGCTCGCCGAGGGCGAGGACGACGAGGGCACCCGCGAGGAGGCGCAGGCCGAGCTCGCCCGCCTCCAGGGCGACATCGAGGCCCTCGAGGTGCAGACCCTGCTCAACGGCGAGTACGACTCGCGCGAGGCGCTCGTGACGGTGCGCGCGGAGGCCGGCGGGGTCGACGCCGCGGACTTCGCCGAGATGCTCATGCGGATGTACCTCCGCTGGGCCGAGCGCCACGACTTCAAGGTCGATGTGCTCGACACCTCCTACGCGGAGGAGGCCGGCATCAAGTCGGCGACGTTCCGCGTGGGGGCGCCGTACGCCTACGGCACGCTGAGCGTCGAGCAGGGCACCCACCGGCTCGTGCGCATCTCGCCGTTCGACAACCAGGGCCGCCGCCAGACCAGCTTCGCCGGCGTCGAGGTGCTGCCGCAGGTCGAGACCGACGACCACATCGAGATCCCCGACGACGACATCCGCGTCGACGTCTTCCGCTCGAGCGGGCCCGGTGGCCAGGGCGTCAACACGACCGACAGCGCCGTGCGGCTCACCCACCTGCCGACCGGCATCGTCGTGAGCTGCCAGAACGAGCGCTCGCAGATCCAGAACCGCGCCTCGGCCATGGCGGTCCTGCAGGCCAAGCTGCTCGAGCGCCGCCGGCAGGAGGAGCAGGCCCGGATGGACGCGCTCAAGGGCGACTCGTCCGGCTCGTGGGGCAACCAGATGCGCTCCTACGTGCTGCACCCGTACCAGATGGTGAAGGACCTGCGCACGGAGTACGAGACGGGCAACACCCAGTCCGTCCTCGACGGCGACATCGACGGTCTCATCGAAGCCGGGATCCGCTGGCGCAAGTCGCAGGGCTAG
- a CDS encoding flavin reductase family protein, with product MEQQEIALGPATPEDFRAAFRRHPAGVVVVTADAGAGPAGLTATSLVSVSLDPPMVSLAIAESASAWPALSRAGSFVVNLLGQDHPELAQHFATRGIDRFAPPTRWVRLTTGEPALLDAASWLRCATDERVRVGDHWLVLGRVTAARVDPEAAPLVYHDRRYHGLGEHTALEV from the coding sequence GTGGAGCAGCAGGAGATCGCGCTGGGACCGGCCACCCCCGAGGACTTCCGGGCGGCGTTCCGCCGCCACCCGGCGGGCGTCGTCGTCGTCACCGCCGACGCGGGCGCCGGGCCGGCCGGCCTGACGGCGACCTCGCTCGTCTCCGTGAGCCTCGACCCGCCGATGGTCTCGCTGGCCATCGCCGAGAGCGCGTCCGCGTGGCCCGCGCTCTCCCGGGCCGGCAGCTTCGTCGTCAACCTGCTCGGCCAGGACCACCCCGAGCTCGCCCAGCACTTCGCGACCCGCGGGATCGACCGGTTCGCGCCCCCGACCCGGTGGGTGCGGCTGACGACGGGGGAGCCCGCGCTGCTCGACGCGGCCTCGTGGCTTCGCTGCGCGACGGACGAGCGGGTGCGCGTCGGCGACCACTGGCTGGTCCTCGGTCGGGTGACCGCCGCGCGGGTCGACCCGGAGGCTGCGCCGCTCGTCTACCACGACCGCCGCTACCACGGGCTGGGCGAGCACACCGCGCTGGAGGTCTAG
- a CDS encoding SDR family oxidoreductase translates to MHLLVIGGSGLVGRELVAQALAAGDRVSATACAAGPGDPSVDWHRLDVRERAGVASLVAEVDPDAVVSTAYRVDDWATTADGAAHVALAVGSRPLVHVSSDVVFSGAAVTYAEDALPDPVSPYGAAKAAAETAVRAIAPRAVVARTSLVLGGSPFEGFVRRLATGAATGALFTDEVRCPVHVADLAAALLELAREPRSGVAHLAGPDAVSRAELGRLLAVRDGLDPGLLPVRARTAADRPGPLDVRLDATRTAAALRTPLRGVRSLLAP, encoded by the coding sequence ATGCACCTGCTCGTGATCGGCGGCTCGGGCCTGGTGGGCCGCGAGCTCGTCGCGCAGGCCCTCGCCGCGGGCGACCGGGTCAGCGCCACGGCGTGCGCGGCTGGTCCAGGCGACCCCTCCGTCGACTGGCACCGGCTCGACGTCCGCGAGCGTGCCGGTGTCGCCTCCCTGGTCGCCGAGGTGGACCCGGACGCGGTGGTGAGCACGGCGTACCGGGTGGACGACTGGGCGACGACGGCTGACGGCGCCGCGCACGTCGCCCTCGCGGTCGGGAGCCGCCCGCTCGTCCACGTCTCCAGCGACGTGGTGTTCTCCGGTGCCGCGGTGACGTACGCCGAGGACGCGCTGCCCGACCCCGTCTCGCCGTACGGTGCGGCGAAGGCCGCCGCCGAGACCGCGGTCCGCGCGATCGCGCCACGCGCCGTGGTGGCGCGCACCTCGCTCGTGCTCGGCGGCTCGCCGTTCGAGGGCTTCGTCCGCCGCCTGGCCACCGGCGCCGCGACCGGGGCGCTGTTCACCGACGAGGTCCGCTGCCCCGTGCACGTCGCCGACCTCGCGGCCGCCCTCCTCGAGCTGGCCCGCGAGCCGAGGAGCGGCGTCGCGCACCTCGCCGGCCCGGACGCGGTCAGCCGGGCCGAGCTCGGCCGGCTGCTCGCAGTCCGCGACGGGCTCGACCCCGGGCTGCTGCCGGTCCGCGCCCGTACCGCCGCCGACCGCCCCGGCCCGCTCGACGTGCGGCTCGACGCGACGCGCACCGCGGCCGCGCTGCGCACCCCGCTGCGGGGCGTGCGCTCGCTCCTCGCGCCCTGA
- a CDS encoding methyl-accepting chemotaxis protein, which translates to MTTQALRTSGVQHRALRVVADRPVGVKLIALAGVSLLALLTCIGVSARTSATASANATKLTHLNAASAEVLQLDRLASELKNNGLQAIARTKPSDQLPLLQQQVDESTKLLQQLQSQHLPKAQEKSLDNLNAVYSDYVKTITTFITNAGADPATARLGWEQIGVDNYLVSAVLRNERTEFAKVIAGANASAASERANATHLLYGVAGICALIVVLLSFIVVSSIKKPLQRVVKALDAMAKGDLTVSADVTSKDEVGQMATALDKALHGVREVVRSVTASATAVAAAAEEMSSNSVSMTGSVEDSSRQAELVAQSAQQVSVNVQTVATGAEEMGLSISEIAHNANEAARVAGRAVTIAESTTAQVGKLGESSTEIAEVVKVITSIAEQTNLLALNATIEAARAGESGKGFAVVANEVKELAQETARATEDISKRVLAIQADTEGAVSAISEISSVISQINDFQTTIATAVEEQTATTNEMNRSVAAAAEGAGGIAGTIAQLAESSRVTSVGVSQSKDAVAELSLMAHELQALVAHFRA; encoded by the coding sequence ATGACCACCCAGGCACTCCGCACCAGCGGCGTCCAGCACCGCGCTCTGCGCGTGGTCGCTGACCGTCCCGTCGGCGTCAAGCTGATCGCCCTCGCCGGCGTCAGTCTGCTCGCCCTGCTGACCTGCATCGGCGTGAGCGCGCGGACCAGCGCGACCGCGTCGGCCAACGCCACCAAGCTCACGCACCTCAACGCCGCGAGCGCCGAGGTCCTCCAGCTCGACCGCCTCGCCAGCGAGCTCAAGAACAACGGCCTGCAGGCGATCGCCCGCACCAAGCCCTCCGACCAGCTCCCGCTGCTCCAGCAGCAGGTCGACGAGAGCACGAAGCTCCTGCAGCAGCTGCAGTCCCAGCACCTGCCGAAGGCGCAGGAGAAGAGCCTGGACAACCTCAACGCGGTCTACTCCGACTACGTGAAGACCATCACGACGTTCATCACGAACGCCGGTGCCGACCCGGCGACCGCCCGGCTCGGGTGGGAGCAGATCGGCGTGGACAACTACCTCGTCAGCGCGGTGCTCCGCAACGAGCGCACGGAGTTCGCGAAGGTCATCGCCGGCGCCAACGCCTCCGCCGCGTCCGAGCGTGCCAACGCCACCCACCTGCTGTACGGCGTGGCCGGCATCTGCGCCCTCATCGTGGTCCTGCTGTCCTTCATCGTGGTCAGCTCGATCAAGAAGCCCCTGCAGCGCGTGGTCAAGGCGCTCGACGCCATGGCCAAGGGCGACCTGACCGTGTCCGCCGACGTCACCTCCAAGGACGAGGTCGGCCAGATGGCCACCGCGCTCGACAAGGCGCTGCACGGCGTCCGCGAGGTCGTCCGCTCGGTGACCGCGTCCGCCACGGCCGTGGCCGCCGCCGCCGAGGAGATGTCCTCGAACTCCGTCTCGATGACCGGCTCGGTCGAGGACTCCTCGCGCCAGGCCGAGCTCGTCGCCCAGTCCGCGCAGCAGGTGTCGGTCAACGTGCAGACCGTCGCCACCGGCGCGGAGGAGATGGGCCTGTCCATCAGCGAGATCGCCCACAACGCCAACGAGGCCGCCCGCGTCGCCGGTCGTGCCGTCACCATCGCCGAGTCCACGACGGCGCAGGTCGGCAAGCTCGGCGAGTCCTCCACGGAGATCGCCGAGGTCGTCAAGGTCATCACCTCGATCGCCGAGCAGACCAACCTGCTCGCGCTCAACGCCACCATCGAGGCGGCGCGCGCCGGGGAGTCCGGCAAGGGCTTCGCGGTCGTCGCCAACGAGGTCAAGGAGCTCGCTCAGGAGACCGCGCGGGCGACCGAGGACATCAGCAAGCGCGTGCTGGCCATCCAGGCCGACACCGAGGGCGCCGTGTCCGCGATCAGCGAGATCAGCTCGGTCATCTCGCAGATCAACGACTTCCAGACCACGATCGCCACGGCGGTCGAGGAGCAGACGGCGACCACCAACGAGATGAACCGCAGCGTCGCGGCGGCGGCGGAGGGCGCGGGCGGCATCGCCGGCACCATCGCCCAGCTCGCCGAGTCCTCGCGAGTGACCAGCGTCGGTGTCTCGCAGTCGAAGGACGCCGTCGCCGAGCTCAGCCTCATGGCGCACGAGCTCCAGGCCCTGGTGGCGCACTTCCGCGCCTGA
- the chvE gene encoding multiple monosaccharide ABC transporter substrate-binding protein — MAVASSALLSACAGSGSTAVGSGADTDAGTIGLPMPTTAQARWVQDGQNMQKQFQALGYKTDLQYAGDDAQKQNAQIDEMIQHHVRALIIGSVDGTALKAELDKAKAAGIPVIAYDRLIRGSGNIDYYATFDNFKVGVLQANSLVDALGLKTAAAPKTIELFAGSPDDNNATFFFNGAMSVLQPYITSGKLVVPSGQTDFKTVATPKWDGKTAAARMDTLLAGPDAAVTLDAVLAPNDGIARGVIGSLQAHGYGKGKKLPVVDGQDAELDSVKLVNTGVQYSTIYKDTRELAKVAVEMTDKILNGQTPDINDTKTYDNGVKVVPTFLLQPVLVTKANLQTVLIDGGYYKSSDLG; from the coding sequence GTGGCCGTCGCGAGCTCGGCGCTGCTCAGCGCCTGCGCCGGCAGCGGGTCGACCGCTGTCGGCTCGGGCGCCGACACCGACGCCGGCACGATCGGGCTGCCCATGCCCACGACCGCGCAGGCCCGGTGGGTGCAGGACGGGCAGAACATGCAGAAGCAGTTCCAGGCCCTGGGCTACAAGACCGACCTGCAGTACGCCGGCGACGACGCGCAGAAGCAGAACGCGCAGATCGACGAGATGATCCAGCACCACGTGCGGGCGCTCATCATCGGCTCGGTCGACGGCACGGCCCTCAAGGCCGAGCTCGACAAGGCGAAGGCCGCGGGCATCCCGGTCATCGCCTACGACCGCCTCATCCGCGGCAGCGGCAACATCGACTACTACGCCACCTTCGACAACTTCAAGGTCGGCGTGCTCCAGGCGAACTCGCTGGTCGACGCCCTCGGGCTGAAGACCGCGGCGGCGCCGAAGACCATCGAGCTGTTCGCCGGGTCCCCCGACGACAACAACGCGACGTTCTTCTTCAACGGCGCGATGAGCGTGCTGCAGCCGTACATCACCTCCGGCAAGCTCGTCGTGCCGTCGGGGCAGACCGACTTCAAGACCGTCGCGACGCCCAAGTGGGACGGCAAGACCGCTGCCGCGCGCATGGACACGCTGCTCGCCGGCCCCGACGCCGCGGTCACCCTCGACGCGGTCCTCGCGCCGAACGACGGCATCGCCCGCGGCGTCATCGGCTCGCTGCAGGCCCACGGCTACGGCAAGGGCAAGAAGCTCCCGGTCGTGGACGGGCAGGACGCCGAGCTCGACTCGGTCAAGCTCGTCAACACCGGAGTGCAGTACTCCACGATCTACAAGGACACCCGCGAGCTCGCGAAGGTCGCCGTCGAGATGACGGACAAGATCCTCAACGGCCAGACGCCGGACATCAACGACACCAAGACCTACGACAACGGGGTCAAGGTCGTCCCGACGTTCCTGCTCCAGCCCGTCCTCGTGACGAAGGCGAACCTCCAGACCGTCCTCATCGATGGCGGCTACTACAAGTCCAGCGACCTCGGCTGA
- a CDS encoding class I SAM-dependent methyltransferase encodes MSGRYTHGHHDSVLRSHRWRTAENSAAYLLPHLLPHMAVLDIGSGPGTITADLAERVPQGSVTALEISEEAMALTRAEVERRGLPNVSYAVGDVHALDFPDATFCVVHAHQVLQHVADPVQALREMRRVTKPGGFIAVRDGDYAGFTWYPELPELDRWLELYQRAARANGGEPDAGRRLLAWAHAAGLEDVTAGGSSWCYATPEDRDFWGGMWEKRVVESALAEQLLREGLADAEELAAVSAAWRRWADDPDGWLLVPHGEILARVPRE; translated from the coding sequence ATGAGCGGCCGATACACGCACGGGCACCACGACAGCGTCCTGCGCTCCCACCGGTGGCGGACGGCGGAGAACTCCGCGGCGTACCTCCTGCCGCACCTCCTCCCTCACATGGCGGTCCTGGACATCGGGTCGGGCCCCGGGACGATCACCGCCGACCTCGCCGAGCGGGTCCCGCAGGGCAGCGTCACCGCCCTGGAGATCAGCGAGGAGGCCATGGCGCTGACGCGGGCCGAGGTCGAGCGGCGCGGGCTGCCCAACGTGTCGTACGCGGTCGGCGACGTCCACGCCCTCGACTTCCCCGACGCCACCTTCTGCGTCGTGCACGCCCACCAGGTGCTGCAGCACGTGGCGGACCCGGTACAGGCGCTGCGCGAGATGCGCCGGGTGACCAAGCCCGGCGGCTTCATCGCCGTGCGCGACGGGGACTACGCGGGCTTCACGTGGTACCCGGAGCTGCCGGAGCTGGACCGCTGGCTGGAGCTCTACCAGCGCGCGGCCCGCGCCAACGGCGGCGAGCCGGACGCCGGGCGGCGGCTGCTGGCCTGGGCGCACGCGGCCGGGCTGGAGGACGTCACTGCCGGCGGGAGCTCCTGGTGCTACGCGACGCCCGAGGACCGGGACTTCTGGGGCGGCATGTGGGAGAAGCGGGTCGTGGAGTCGGCGCTCGCCGAGCAGCTCCTGCGCGAGGGGCTGGCCGACGCGGAGGAGCTGGCGGCGGTCTCAGCCGCGTGGCGCCGCTGGGCCGACGACCCCGACGGGTGGCTGCTCGTGCCCCACGGCGAGATCCTCGCCCGGGTGCCCAGGGAGTAG
- a CDS encoding GGDEF domain-containing protein — translation MSWQERVAPREPRVAFRTAVALSAAASLVTLVVARPSSLAQGIAIDTVAPLFLLLSAVLARHPERLPEATCCAYALAGVGAVYALDVITSDATFGGQVVLYYPTLYAASTLRPTAAWLVTAAACGADLALSLQLSTPAHAVADVGYFLVTALAFTSLLVRSGARQDALVAVLRRQAASDVLTGLANRRVLDEAAECALSGTDDGTVLVIVDLDRFKAVNDRHGHPVGDAVLRHVADVLSSSARAGDVASRLGGDEFALLLPGCSPEVGLRRADDIVAAVASSPVELPDGTLLPVSVSAGCAHAPTHARDLRALYAAADAALYEAKRAGRGRAALLPGHPGEDLAVGHEQPPVGVVGPAAPRG, via the coding sequence GTGAGCTGGCAGGAGCGGGTGGCCCCGCGCGAGCCGCGCGTGGCCTTCCGGACGGCCGTCGCGCTGTCGGCGGCTGCCTCGCTCGTGACGCTCGTCGTCGCGCGGCCGTCCTCGCTCGCGCAGGGCATCGCCATCGACACCGTCGCCCCGCTGTTCCTCCTGCTCAGCGCCGTGCTGGCGCGCCACCCGGAGCGGCTGCCCGAGGCCACCTGCTGCGCGTACGCGCTGGCGGGCGTCGGTGCCGTCTACGCGCTCGACGTCATCACCTCGGACGCGACGTTCGGCGGCCAGGTGGTGCTCTACTACCCCACGCTGTACGCCGCGTCGACCCTGCGCCCGACCGCCGCGTGGCTCGTCACGGCGGCGGCCTGCGGCGCCGACCTGGCGCTCAGCCTCCAGCTCTCGACGCCGGCGCACGCCGTGGCCGACGTCGGCTACTTCCTCGTCACCGCGCTCGCGTTCACGTCGCTGCTGGTCCGCTCCGGCGCCCGGCAGGACGCGCTGGTCGCGGTGCTGCGACGGCAGGCCGCCTCCGACGTGCTGACCGGGCTCGCGAACCGCCGCGTGCTCGACGAGGCCGCCGAGTGCGCGCTGTCCGGCACGGACGACGGCACGGTCCTCGTCATCGTCGACCTCGACCGCTTCAAGGCCGTCAACGACCGGCACGGCCACCCCGTCGGCGACGCGGTCCTGCGCCACGTCGCCGACGTGCTGTCGTCCTCCGCCCGGGCCGGCGACGTCGCCTCCCGCCTGGGTGGCGACGAGTTCGCCCTGCTGCTGCCCGGCTGCTCGCCCGAGGTCGGCCTGCGCCGCGCCGACGACATCGTCGCCGCGGTGGCGTCGTCGCCGGTCGAGCTGCCGGACGGCACGCTCCTGCCGGTCAGCGTGAGCGCAGGCTGCGCGCACGCGCCGACGCACGCCCGCGACCTCCGGGCGCTGTACGCCGCGGCCGACGCCGCCCTCTACGAGGCGAAGCGCGCCGGGCGCGGGCGCGCCGCCCTACTCCCTGGGCACCCGGGCGAGGATCTCGCCGTGGGGCACGAGCAGCCACCCGTCGGGGTCGTCGGCCCAGCGGCGCCACGCGGCTGA
- a CDS encoding pilus assembly protein TadG-related protein translates to MSRLRSDETGTVVPLVLGVAAVVVGLLVVLADASSAFLAREALSAAADGAALSAAGAVDQDQVYAGGLTALPVDQARAGERAAAYLERTPVGRRYAVRLVAVRVSPTGTSVTVTLTGHATLPLASRLLAHGGVTLTATASADSPLR, encoded by the coding sequence GTGAGCCGGCTACGCAGCGACGAGACCGGGACCGTCGTCCCCCTGGTGCTCGGGGTCGCCGCCGTCGTCGTCGGGCTCCTCGTCGTCCTCGCTGACGCCTCGAGCGCGTTCCTCGCGCGGGAGGCGCTGTCCGCCGCCGCGGACGGGGCCGCGCTGAGCGCGGCGGGCGCCGTCGACCAGGACCAGGTCTACGCCGGCGGGCTCACCGCGCTGCCCGTCGACCAGGCTCGGGCGGGGGAGCGGGCCGCGGCGTACCTCGAGCGGACACCGGTCGGCCGCCGCTACGCCGTCCGGCTCGTCGCGGTGCGGGTCAGCCCGACCGGCACGTCGGTCACCGTCACGCTGACCGGGCACGCGACCCTGCCGCTGGCGTCCCGGCTGCTCGCGCACGGCGGCGTGACCCTCACGGCGACGGCGAGCGCCGACTCCCCGCTGCGCTGA
- a CDS encoding TadE/TadG family type IV pilus assembly protein: MLQRVRSDDGSTLVEFVVSTTALAAMLLALVQVGVVLHVRTTLRAEAAEGARVAAAADRTPSDGADHARSLARGSFPRLRPTAASGRERVEGVPTVWVELHAGVPLVGWFAGTAHLSVRAHALEEGR; this comes from the coding sequence GTGCTGCAGCGCGTCCGCTCGGACGACGGCTCCACGCTGGTGGAGTTCGTCGTCTCGACGACGGCGCTGGCGGCGATGCTCCTCGCCCTCGTCCAGGTCGGTGTGGTCCTCCACGTCCGGACCACGCTGCGGGCGGAGGCGGCCGAGGGCGCGCGCGTGGCGGCGGCCGCCGACCGTACGCCGTCCGACGGCGCCGACCACGCCCGCTCGCTGGCCCGCGGCTCCTTCCCCCGGCTGCGGCCGACCGCCGCCTCCGGGCGCGAGCGCGTCGAGGGCGTCCCCACCGTCTGGGTCGAGCTGCACGCCGGCGTCCCCCTCGTGGGCTGGTTCGCCGGCACCGCGCACCTCAGCGTCCGCGCGCACGCCCTCGAGGAGGGCCGGTGA
- a CDS encoding type II secretion system F family protein, translating into MNPALAGALVGLLGGGGLALVVLRMPVLRRPTLDDRLAPYLRDTPRVSRLLADAHVLTPFPTLERIAGPLIRDAAHRLERLLGGTASVRRRLDQLGDGTTVEQFRAQQVLWGSGGLAGALALSLVLLSDGRGSPAPLLVLCGLATVGGVLARDYALGAAVRRREQRMVAEFPTIAELLALSVSAGEGASGALERVCALGGGELSRELGRALADARAGASLVVALEGIAERTSLAALARFADGVAVAVDRGTPLADVLRAQATDVREMGRRALLEAGGRKEIAMMVPVVFLVLPVTVAFALFPGLITLHLAG; encoded by the coding sequence GTGAACCCGGCCCTCGCCGGCGCGCTCGTCGGCCTGCTGGGCGGTGGCGGCCTCGCCCTCGTCGTCCTGCGGATGCCGGTGCTGCGCCGACCGACGCTGGACGACCGGCTGGCGCCGTACCTCCGCGACACCCCGCGCGTCTCCCGTCTGCTCGCCGACGCGCACGTGCTCACGCCGTTCCCGACGCTGGAGCGCATCGCCGGCCCGCTGATCCGCGACGCCGCCCACCGGCTGGAGCGGCTGCTCGGCGGCACGGCCTCCGTGCGCCGCCGGCTCGACCAGCTCGGCGACGGCACGACCGTCGAGCAGTTCCGCGCGCAGCAGGTGCTGTGGGGGAGCGGAGGACTCGCCGGCGCCCTCGCGCTGTCCCTGGTCCTGCTGAGCGACGGGCGAGGATCGCCTGCGCCGCTGCTGGTCCTCTGCGGCCTCGCGACCGTCGGCGGCGTCCTCGCCCGCGACTACGCCCTGGGCGCCGCCGTCCGCCGCCGCGAGCAGCGGATGGTCGCGGAGTTCCCGACGATCGCCGAGCTCCTCGCCCTGTCCGTCAGCGCGGGCGAGGGTGCGAGCGGAGCGCTCGAGCGCGTCTGCGCGCTCGGCGGCGGTGAGCTCTCCCGCGAGCTCGGCCGGGCGCTCGCCGACGCCCGCGCCGGAGCGTCGCTGGTCGTCGCGCTCGAGGGCATCGCCGAGCGGACGAGCCTCGCGGCCCTCGCGCGCTTCGCCGACGGTGTCGCCGTCGCCGTCGACCGGGGGACGCCGCTGGCCGACGTGCTCCGCGCCCAGGCCACGGACGTCCGGGAGATGGGCCGCCGCGCGCTGCTGGAAGCCGGTGGCCGCAAGGAGATCGCCATGATGGTCCCGGTCGTCTTCCTCGTGCTGCCCGTGACCGTGGCGTTCGCGCTGTTCCCCGGGCTCATCACCCTCCACCTCGCCGGCTAG